The following coding sequences are from one Rissa tridactyla isolate bRisTri1 chromosome 14, bRisTri1.patW.cur.20221130, whole genome shotgun sequence window:
- the PRRC2B gene encoding protein PRRC2B isoform X2, translated as MSDRLGQITKGKDGKSKYSTLSLFDKYKGKSIEAIRTTVIPRHGLQSLGKVAAARRMPPPANLPSLKSENKGNDPNIIIVPKDGTGWANKQDQPDQKSSSATAAQLQESLPQQGLQKSVSNLQKPTQSISQESTNSVPGGPKSWAQLNGKPAGQEGGSRASSRLLSFSPEEFPTLKAAGEQDKVGKEKGALDPSYGPGPSLRPQNVTSWREGGGRNITSATSLTASPAELGSKTSSTGDGAPSSVSASDPKEPSLRPAQPVRKGASQFMGNVYQPPTYHDMLPAFMCPQQPSETPASLDRGSFPLPQLRLEPRVPFRQYQMNDQDGKENRLNLSRPTRPLRQQIERAPRPTIINAENLKGLDELDTDADDGWAGIHDEVDYSEKLKFSEDEEEEETLKDGRQKWNSWDPRRQRQLSLSSADSADVKHTVEEGKNWGDSVGLSRSVRKVQDSQQPPRKLNGWSSTSEYQKPTLGSILRQQSLEDKEEKVPLRQKFVHSEISEAVERARRRREEEERRAREERLAACAAKLKQLDQKCKLAQKTSETQKHTENEDVRPPSTEKNAVQENSHAFRRATPEFHTQDVSVGYLEEETPAPAATAQSSSEEELREAPSPAQEFNKYQKSLPPRFQRQQQQQQQEQLYKMQHWQQQQVYPPPSHSHPQRTFYPPHPQMLGFDPRWMMMPSYMDPRMAQSRAPVDFYPSALHPSGIMKPMIQQDSIGGSSCRSEDQNCQAGQVERKSAPLDPVPVWGQESYTSLQSKGYSLSHQKQADMTMEGLHARNDSYSPPSGRPEGLSTQRDLFEERGEEYLSAFDKKAQADFDSCLSSQRIGQDLLFQHQETVQETSTSGNRHANLRCSPLEPDFIQAEKKPEYNGWDISHHQKPAETAAEVAEEVPRDEQSFNADPWKKEGANTKQPAEETTEWAPENRNTSGQHQEQMGRTRRSGPIKKPVLKALKVEEKEKEIEKVKLEGEDTSRPLKEKAAVQKVENESDDSTALLNSTRYLLDDKGSSQASLAREAEKSQEEEEEEEEEEKPERTWENKLCRESGDLPPTKRNNWIFIDEEQAFGGRGQGRGRGRGFREFTFRGRGTVVGSRGVYNNQRSSRGRGLREFNQPEDFPRGKPRRRIASETHSEGSEYEELPKRRRQRGSENSNEGSVLDREDSDLKKGDFKESWRSNKIYSDDHTSLDPKMRAPRAFGRSLPPRLSNSGYGRRGFMGKEPTQWQGRSGGAGWQEYSHTSPSDTFGSRQQSDREYIQDSYKHVDSFSSRVFDESHLDDKRHFFQEDYSADQENIENRPFRRRRPPRQDKPPRFRRLRQERESVGQWNPEEGVPNVLPSQWPGRPKLTTPEKSTISGRRSPELSYQNSSDHANEEWETASESSDFSERRERRDGVAESEGQLESGLGNGSLGEKRELAKRSFSSQRPIVDRQSRKTEPTGFVEQSVRTGVGAASRYDSQQNGTLIKSKRSPEEGGGLGNASGGSSHSIYSLDRASHGNSESAEGPGKKTEKEPKSTAQRASEKGEALSQFELSYGSTIIDNRVSNTAEENEVGSLAGEGFIEVLTKKQRRLLEEERRKKEQAAQAPAKARVLQSRIPPRFAKKQNGLCLEQSDVTVSGNSLGTEIWESNSPALSVQSPGSDSWSKPVNTFNGTESSTTEGFKGSQGDSGIDLSAESRESSATSSQRSSPYGTLKPEEMNGAGLVDPKPDCQKEQVQKQSDKKDSDQGSGQNKEHKPGPIGNERSLKNRKGSEGTERLEGNIPPVNGVEIHVDSVLPVPPIEFGVNPKDSDFSLPPGSASGTAANPVTKLQDALASNAGLTQSIPILRRDHHLQRCIGLNPMSFPTADLTLKMESARKAWENSPSLPEQNSPGGAGSGIQPPSSVGASNGVSYSSFGGVSMPPMPVASVAPSASIPGNHIPPLYLDGHVFASQPRLVPQTIPQQQSYQQAAAAQQIPISLHTSLQAQAQLGLRGGLPVSQSQEMYSSIQPFRSQVYMHPSLSQPSTMVLTGGTALKPPYSAFPGMQPLEVVKTQSGSPYQPMNGSQTLVYEGQINQAAGMGASQMMDSQLTQLTMPVPGSQLPLPRYGSGQQPLILPQSIQLPQGQNLPVGAPRRILPPGSQPSVLATSRESSQMEMKGFHFSDGKQNMSSGGSVPAPHTYRIYSMNIVDSSISRPSSASPSGKPAGPAVSMGSVQGHYVQQAKQRVDENKANLGAVKLQETASTNQMKPVRTGAIKPQAVKVEESKA; from the exons ATGTCCGATCGTTTGGGGCAAATAACCAAGGGAAAGGATGGGAAAAGCAAGTATTCGACTCTCAGCCTGTTTGATAAGTATAAAGGAAAGTCAATAGAAGCTATCAGAACTACAG TTATACCTAGACATGGCTTACAGAGTCTTGGGAAAGTTGCTGCTGCTCGGCGCATGCCACCTCCTGCAAACTTGCCTAGCTTGAAGTCTGAGAACAAAGGAAACGACCCCAACATCATTATAGTACCCAAGGACGGTACAGGATGGGCAAACAAGCAGGATCAGCCAGACCAAAAGAG TTCCAGTGCGACggctgcacagctgcaggagtCGCTGCCGCAGCAGGGTTTGCAGAAATCTGTCTCCAATTTACAGAAGCCGACACAGTCAATCAGTCAGGAG agtacAAATTCAGTGCCAGGTGGACCAAAGTCATGGGCACAGCTGAATGGAAAGCCAGCAGGACAAGAAGGTG GTTCAAGGGCCTCAAGCCGACTGTTATCCTTCTCTCCCGAGGAATTTCCGACGCTGAAAGCAGCTGGCGAGCAGGACAAGGTTGGCAAAGAAAAGGGCGCCTTAGATCCGTCGTATGGGCCAGGACCAAGCCTCCGCCCCCAGA ATGTCACCAGTTGGAGGGAGGGCGGTGGGAGGAACATAACCTCTGCCACATCTCTGACCGCCTCCCCTGCTGAGCTGGGCAGCAAGACCTCTAGCACGGGAGATGGAGCCCCCTCCTCAGTGAGTGCCAGTGATCCGAAGGAGCCATCTCTCcgcccagctcagcctgtccgCAAAGGGGCTTCACAGTTCATGGGAAATGTCTACCAACCACCTACATACCATGACATGCTACCTGCTTTT ATGTGTCCACAACAGCCATCTGAGACCCCTGCATCGCTGGACCGAGGgtctttccctcttcctcagcTTCGGCTTGAGCCCCGGGTACCTTTCAGACAATACCAGATGAATGACCAGGATGG AAAAGAGAACAGGCTTAACCTGTCTCGCCCAACACGTCCACTTCGGCAGCAAATAGAGAGAGCACCTCGGCCCACCATTATCAATGCAGAGAACCTAAAGGGGCTGGATGAACTAGACACTGATGCAGATGACGGGTGGGCAG GCATTCATGATGAAGTGGATTACTCTGAGAAACTGAAGtttagtgaagatgaggaagaggaagaaactcTTAAAGATGGACGACAGAAGTG GAACAGCTGGGATCCCAGAAGGCAGCGACAGTTGTCCCTGAGCTCTGCAGACAGTGCAGATGTCAAACACACtgtggaggaaggaaagaattgGGGCGACTCTGTGGGCTTGTCCCGATCAGTCCGGAAGGTGCAGGATTCACAGCAGCCTCCGAGGAAGCTGAATGGCTGGAGCTCAACATCTGAATACCAG aaGCCCACCCTGGGAAGTATTCTCAGGCAGCAGTCCCTTGAggataaagaagaaaaggtgCCACTGAGACAGAAGTTTGTGCACTCTGAGATCTCAGAGGCTGTCGAGAGAGCCAGGAGGCGACGGGAAGAGGAAGAGCGGCGAGCCAGGGAGGAGCGTCTGGCAGCCTGCGCTGCAAAGCTGAAGCAACTTGATCAGAAATGCAAACTGGCTCAGAAAACCAGCGAGACCCAGAAACACACAGAGAATGAAGATGTGCGACCCCCAAGCACAGAGAAAAATGCTGTGCAGGAGAATAGTCATGCCTTCCGTAGAG caacCCCTGAGTTTcacacacaggatgtctctgttGGCTATCTGGAAGAGGAgactcctgccccagcagcaacagcccaaagcagcagtgaggaggagctcAGAGAAGCTCCCTCTCCAGCACAGGAATTCAACAAATACCAGAAATCTCTTCCCCCACGAttccagaggcagcagcagcaacagcagcag gagcagctgtacAAGAtgcagcactggcagcagcagcaagtctATCCtcccccatcccattcccatccccaacGGACGTTCTACCCGCCGCACCCCCAGATGCTTGGCTTTGATCCTCGATGGATGATGATGCCCTCTTATATGGACCCTCGCATGGCCCAGAGTCGTGCCCCTGTGGATTTCTACCCTTCAGCCCTTCACCCTTCAG GAATTATGAAGCCCATGATTCAGCAGGACTCCATTGGAGGAAGCAGTTGTCGGTCTGAAGATCAGAACTGTCAGGCAGGGCAGGTGGAAAGGAAAAGTGCTCCCTTGGACCCTGTGCCAGTGTGGGGCCAGGAGAGCTACACATCTCTGCAGAGCAAAGGATACTCCCTGTCACATCAAAAACAGGCTGACATGACCATGGAGGGGCTGCATGCCAG gAATGACAGTTACTCTCCTCCTTCTGGAAGGCCAGAGGGTCTGAGCACCCAGCGAGATCTCTttgaggagagaggggaggagtaCTTGAGTGCTTTTGACAAGAAGGCCCAAGCAGACTTTGACAGCTGCCTGTCGTCTCAGAGGATAGGCCAAGATCTCCTGTTTCAGCATCAGGAGACCGTGCAGGAAACTTCTACTTCTGGTAACCGCCATGCAAACTTGAGGTGTTCACCTCTGGAGCCTGATTTTATCCAAGCAGAGAAGAAGCCTGAATATAATGGTTGGGATATCAGCCACCATCAGAAacctgcagagactgcagcagAGGTTGCTGAAGAAGTGCCCAGGGATGAGCAGTCATTCAATGCTGACCCGTGGAAGAAAGAAGGAGCCAATACCAAACAGCCGGCTGAAGAGACAACGGAGTGGGCTCCTGAGAACCGGAACACCAGTGGTCAGCACCAGGAGCAAATGGGGAGGACACGGCGATCAGGCCCAATAAAAAAACCAGTCCTGAAAGCCCTCAaggtggaagagaaggagaaggagatcGAGAAGGTTAAACTGGAGGGCGAGGACACCTCGCGCCCACTGAAGGAGAAGGCAGCTGTTCAGAAAGTAGAAAATGAGTCAGATGATTCTACAGCCTTACTGAACTCCACACGCTATCTGCTGGATGACAAAGGTTCTTCCCAAGCCAGCCTTGCCCGAGAGGCTGAGAAATctcaagaggaagaggaggaagaggaggaggaagagaagccaGAAAGAACCTGGGAGAACAAGCTATGCAGAGAGTCTGGTGATCTACCTCCCACGAAAAGAAACAACTGGATCTTCATTGATGAGGAACAAGCCTTTGGTGGGAGAGGTCAGGGGCGTGGGCGAGGGAGAGGCTTCAGAGAGTTTACTTTCAGAGGCCGAGGCACTGTTGTGGGCAGCCGGGGAGTCTATAACAACCAGCGGAGTAGCCGAGGGCGAGGGCTTCGGGAGTTCAACCAGCCAGAGGACTTCCCCAGAGGCAAACCAAGGCGCCGGATTGCAAGTGAGACACACAGTGAAGGGTCAGAATACGAGGAGCTCCCCAAGCGTCGCCGGCAGAGAGGATCAGAGAACAGCAATGAAGGTTCTGTGCTGGACAGGGAGGACAGCGATTTGAAAAAGGGAGACTTCAAAGAATCTTGGAGGTCCAACAAAATCTATTCAGATGATCACACTAGTCTGGATCCTAAGATGAGGGCCCCGAGAGCTTTTGGGAGATCACTGCCACCAAGACTGAGCAACTCTGGCTATGGGCGAAGGGGTTTCATGGGTAAGGAGCCCACCCAGTGGCAAGGCAGGAgtgggggagcagggtggcaggagTACAGCCACACCTCTCCATCGGACACTTTTGGGAGCAGGCAACAGTCCGACAGGGAGTACATTCAGGATTCTTATAAACACGTGGATTCCTTCTCTAGCCGGGTTTTTGATGAGAGCCATCTGGATGACAAAAGGCACTTTTTCCAGGAAGATTACTCTGCGGATCAGGAGAACATAGAAAACAGGCCATTCAGGAGAAGGCGTCCCCCCCGCCAGGACAAACCACCAAGATTCAGGCGCCTCAGGCAAGAGAGGGAATCAGTCGGCCAGTGGAACCCTGAGGAGGGAGTCCCCAACGTGCTGCCCAGCCAGTGGCCTGGAAGACCCAAGCTGACCACCCCAGAGAAGAGCACCATCTCGGGCAGACGGTCTCCTGAGCTGTCCTACCAGAACTCATCCGACCACGCCAATGAGGAGTGGGAGACAGCATCTGAAAGCAGCGACTTCAGCGAGCGGCGGGAGAGGCGAGatggagttgcagagagcgaagGCCAGCTAGAGAGTGGCCTCGGGAACGGAAGcctgggagagaagagggagcTAGCAAAGAGGAGCTTCTCAAGCCAAAGGCCGATTGTTGACAGGCAGAGCCGCAAGACCGAGCCAACAGGGTTTGTGGAGCAGTCTGTCAGGACTGGTGTAGGAGCAGCTTCCAGATACGACAGCCAGCAGAACGGGACACTGATTAAAAGCAAAAG ATCTCCAGAAGAAGGAGGGGGCCTTGGCAACGCCAGTGGTGGGAGCAGCCACTCCATTTACAGCTTGGATAGGGCTTCCCATGGCAACTCGGAGAGTGCTGAGGGGCCAGgtaaaaagacagagaaggagCCCAAATCCACTGCGCAGAGAGCAAGCGAGAAGGGAGAGGCCTTGTCACAGTTTGAACTGAGCTACGGAA GTACCATCATCGATAATCGGGTGTCGAACACAGCGGAAGAGAATGAAGTAGGTTCTTTGGCAGGTGAAGGCTTCATTGAGGTTCTTACTAAAAAGCAGCGTCGTCTGCTGGAAGAGGAGCGAAGGAAgaaggaacaggctgctcag GCACCAGCTAAGGCCCGTGTCCTTCAGTCTCGCATTCCTCCTCGATTTGCTAAGAAGCAGAACGGCTTGTGCTTGGAGCAAAGTGATGTAACAGTGTCTGGAAACAGCCTGGGCACAGAGATCTGGGAGAGCAACAGTCCAG CTCTTTCCGTTCAGTCTCCTGGCAGTGACTCCTGGAGCAAGCCTGTAAATACCTTCAATGGTACTGAATCTAGCACCACTGAG GGTTTTAAAGGCAGCCAGGGGGATAGTGGCATTGACTTGAGCGCGGAGTCTCGGGAATCCTCCGCTACCTCCTCTCAGCGCAGTTCTCCATATGGCACCCTCAAACCAGAGGAGATGAATGGGGCTGGCCTGGTCGACCCAAAGCCTGACTGCCAGAAGGAGCAAGTGCAGAAGCAATCTGATAAAAAG GATTCAGATCAAGGCTCAGGACAGAACAAGGAACACAAGCCTGGACCAATCGGCAACGAACGctccctgaaaaacagaaagggtTCGGAGGGAACGGAACGGCTGGAAGGGAATATTCCCCCTGTTAACGGGGTGGAAATTCACGTGGATTCTGTACTTCCTGTGCCACCCATTGAATTTGGAGTAAATCCTAAA gACTCTGACTTCAGCTTGCCACCTGGTTCTGCCTCTGGCACTGCAGCTAACCCAGTCACCAAATTGCAGGATGCCTTGGCCAGTAat GCAGGGTTAACGCAGTCCATTCCCATTCTACGAAGAGATCATCACCTCCAGCGGTGCATTGGCCTGAACCCGATGTCCTTCCCCACTGCAGACCTTACCCTTAAG ATGGAGTCTGCTCGTAAAGCTTGGGAAAACTCTCCTAGTTTACCAGAACAGAACTCCCCAGGAGGTGCAGGCTCAGGCATCCAGCCTCCTTCCAGTGTTGGAGCTTCCAACGGTGTCAGCTACAGCTCTTTTGGTGGAGTTTCTATGCCTCCTATGCCTGTGGCGTCCGTAGCACCTTCTGCATCTATTCCAG GTAACCATATTCCACCCCTGTATCTGGATGGCCATGTGTTTGCAAGTCAGCCCCGCCTGGTCCCTCAGACAATACCTCAGCAGCAAAGCTACCAACAG gctgctgctgctcaacAGATTCCCATTTCCCTCCACACATCCTTACAGGCCCAAGCTCAGCTTGGGCTGAGGGGTGGTCTGCCTGTTTCCCAGTCCCAGGAGATGTACAGCTCTATACAGCCCTTCAG GTCTCAGGTGTATATGCACCCCAGTCTGTCTCAACCCAGCACCATGGTCCTGACCGGAGGCACTGCTCTGAAGCCTCCGTATTCCGCCTTCCCAGGCATGCAGCCCTTGGAGGTGGTGAAAACCCAGTCTGGGTCCCCCTATCAGCCCATGAATGGAAGCCAGACGCTGGTTTATGAAGGCCAGATAAACCAGGCGGCTGGTATGGGAGCTTCCCAGATGATGGACTCTCAGCTTACACAG CTAACAATGCCTGTGCCTGGCTCCCAGCTTCCTCTGCCCCGCTACGGCTCTGGCCAGCAGCCCCTAATTCTACCACAGTCCATCCAGCTCCCTCAGGGGCAAAACCTTCCTGTAGGAGCTCCCCGAAGAATCCTCCCTCCTGGATCCCAGCCTTCTGTTCTTGCTACCAGCAGGGAG tCCTCCCAAATGGAAATGAAAGGGTTTCATTTCTCCGACGGTAAACAGAATATGTCCTCCGGAGGGTCTGTACCAGCACCACATACGTACAG AATTTACTCCATGAATATTGTCGACTCTTCGATTTCCAGGCCTAGCTCTGCCAGCCCAAGCGGGAAGCCGGCTGGACCAGCAGTTAGTATGGGCTCTGTGCAAGGACACTATGTACAGCAG GCAAAGCAGCGGGTGGATGAAAATAAAGCCAACCTGGGAGCAGTAAAGCTGCAAGAAACAGCTTCCACAAACCAGATGAAGCCAGTGCGCACAGGAGCGATCAAACCTCAGGCAGTCAAAGTGGAGGAAAGCAAGGCCTAG